From a single Candidatus Kryptoniota bacterium genomic region:
- a CDS encoding NUDIX hydrolase yields MRSLAAERPMPLKLLNRRVIYRGKVFNTIVDEVEYDSGRKAVREIAEHPGGAVVLPLLDDGRIVFVRQKRYPLNEFVIELPAGKLEPGEPPEVCASRELEEETGYASSHLERLTTICTSPGFCTERLHIFLARKLTDGKQNLEEGESDLKLELISPDAAFKMVKSGEIVDAKTIAGLFFLKDLLKG; encoded by the coding sequence TTGAGAAGCCTGGCAGCCGAAAGGCCGATGCCGCTTAAGCTCCTCAATCGCCGGGTCATTTATCGCGGAAAGGTGTTCAACACCATTGTCGATGAAGTGGAGTACGACTCGGGGCGGAAAGCCGTCAGGGAAATTGCGGAACACCCGGGCGGCGCTGTGGTCCTTCCGCTTCTGGACGACGGACGAATCGTCTTCGTCCGCCAGAAACGCTATCCATTAAATGAGTTTGTGATCGAACTACCCGCAGGAAAACTCGAACCGGGTGAACCACCGGAGGTCTGTGCTTCGAGAGAACTCGAAGAAGAAACCGGTTACGCAAGTTCCCATCTTGAAAGGCTGACGACGATTTGTACGTCACCCGGATTCTGCACCGAGCGACTTCATATTTTCCTGGCACGAAAGCTCACCGACGGGAAACAAAACCTCGAAGAGGGCGAATCCGACTTAAAGTTAGAGCTGATTTCACCCGATGCTGCGTTCAAGATGGTCAAATCGGGAGAAATTGTCGACGCGAAGACGATTGCGGGACTTTTCTTCCTTAAGGACTTGCTTAAGGGCTGA
- a CDS encoding thymidine phosphorylase, with protein MLTTYEIIRKKRDGGVLSENEIAEIVSGYTSGELPDYQMSAFLMSVFFKGMSDAEILALIHSMISSGVTVDLSDIPGSKADKHSTGGVGDKISLLLAPIAAACGIKVPMVSGRGLGHTGGTVDKLESIPGFRTALSTAEYKRILNDVGLVMSAQSDDIVPADRKMYALRDVTATIESIPLITSSIMSKKLAEGIDALVLDIKVGNGAFMKKVSDARLLARKMVKIGKLYGKKTAAYLTGMNQPLGHEVGNWNEVVESIDVLSGKSKVRDVTELTLKLTGEMLSLCTGESLSRSVSKAGKALASGAGYEKFLEMVRAQGGDVAFIQNPEKYPAARRVVDVSSLESGYVKAIDTRKIGMTAVRLGAGRMKAGEQIDPAAGIRVQMKIGDRVARGEVIAIARTNRDVVENEIIEEIRSAYVMSAKKTVQPPLIMERIAP; from the coding sequence ATGCTGACTACATATGAGATTATCCGGAAGAAACGCGACGGCGGGGTTCTTTCGGAAAACGAAATCGCTGAAATAGTCTCGGGCTATACTTCAGGGGAATTGCCGGACTACCAGATGTCCGCTTTCCTGATGTCGGTATTCTTCAAAGGAATGTCCGACGCCGAAATTTTAGCACTCATTCATTCGATGATATCGTCGGGAGTTACGGTTGACCTCTCCGATATTCCGGGATCAAAAGCGGACAAGCATTCAACGGGAGGAGTCGGCGACAAGATTTCGCTGCTACTGGCTCCGATCGCTGCGGCTTGCGGAATAAAAGTCCCGATGGTTTCAGGCAGGGGACTTGGCCATACAGGCGGGACGGTCGATAAGTTGGAATCTATCCCGGGATTCAGGACGGCTCTTTCTACCGCAGAGTACAAAAGAATCCTGAACGATGTCGGACTCGTGATGAGTGCCCAGTCCGACGACATTGTGCCTGCCGACAGGAAAATGTACGCGCTTCGGGACGTGACGGCGACGATCGAATCGATACCACTGATAACGTCGAGCATCATGAGCAAAAAACTCGCGGAAGGAATAGACGCCCTCGTTCTCGATATCAAAGTTGGGAACGGCGCGTTCATGAAGAAGGTGTCTGATGCACGATTGCTCGCCCGTAAAATGGTAAAGATCGGTAAGCTTTATGGCAAAAAGACCGCTGCATATCTTACCGGGATGAACCAGCCGTTGGGTCATGAAGTTGGAAACTGGAATGAAGTTGTGGAATCGATTGATGTCCTGAGCGGAAAATCGAAAGTGAGAGATGTTACCGAATTGACATTGAAATTGACAGGCGAAATGCTTTCTCTTTGCACCGGTGAAAGTTTATCTCGTTCGGTTTCAAAAGCCGGGAAGGCACTTGCGTCTGGTGCAGGATACGAAAAATTTCTTGAGATGGTCCGCGCCCAGGGTGGTGACGTGGCGTTCATTCAAAATCCGGAAAAGTATCCGGCCGCGCGAAGGGTCGTGGACGTCAGCTCGCTCGAATCGGGATACGTCAAAGCGATCGATACCCGAAAAATCGGAATGACAGCCGTAAGACTCGGTGCGGGAAGGATGAAGGCGGGGGAACAAATCGATCCAGCGGCGGGAATTCGCGTCCAGATGAAAATTGGTGACAGGGTTGCTCGCGGCGAGGTTATTGCAATCGCGCGCACGAATCGAGACGTTGTAGAAAACGAGATCATCGAAGAAATCCGATCGGCATATGTCATGTCCGCGAAGAAGACGGTCCAACCACCATTGATCATGGAGAGAATAGCGCCATGA
- a CDS encoding peroxiredoxin: MKLNTGEKAPDFKLPSTTLKVFHLYEELAGGNIILYFYPKDFTMGCTAEACGFRDEFSHLRDAGVRVVGVSTDTIESHERFRKEHNLPFELLSDAGGAVSKMYGAFNPIFKFASRVTFIIGKDGTLLKITKSILPRPHLDAAKKLEEKGE, translated from the coding sequence ATGAAACTTAATACCGGCGAGAAAGCACCCGACTTCAAACTTCCATCGACTACCCTCAAGGTATTCCATCTATACGAGGAACTGGCGGGAGGTAATATCATTCTCTACTTCTACCCAAAAGATTTTACAATGGGTTGTACGGCGGAGGCTTGTGGGTTTAGAGACGAATTTTCGCACCTTCGGGACGCCGGCGTGCGCGTCGTCGGAGTGAGCACAGATACCATAGAGAGCCACGAGCGATTCAGGAAAGAGCACAACTTGCCCTTCGAACTTCTCTCAGATGCCGGCGGCGCCGTCAGTAAAATGTACGGTGCGTTCAATCCGATATTCAAATTTGCGTCTCGCGTAACGTTCATAATAGGGAAAGACGGAACTCTCCTGAAAATCACGAAGAGTATCCTGCCTCGTCCGCATCTCGATGCTGCCAAGAAACTCGAGGAGAAAGGTGAATGA
- a CDS encoding M20/M25/M40 family metallo-hydrolase, translating to MKRALILVVLLSVAAQAQVNPDSIKSYVKFLSSDELQGRLTGSPQAAAAAKWIAGKFKAYGVEPLFPGYFQFYDFNAKAVLGSRNSVAASVDGKTFSAAIDSDYVPYTYSDSGSANGPVVFAGYGISAKDSNYDDYGNLDVKGKIVVVMKGSPREDSTSDRLYKFSAVRMKLMTARNLGASAIIVVNRESDKTLAKFEYDFSPSAGILAVNMSYAAATRLLEVGGFDLAASLSKIEKTMSPDSREIKNLELNLAIDISILKTKAINVAGIVRPSGSSDSTCYILGAHYDHLGWGPFGSMKPDTIAIHHGADDNASGVAGVLELARYYASHREALKKPIVFVCFSGEEEGLFGSEYFAGHLPMPKNNVGAMLNMDMIGRLRNNRLILGGIGTATQWESFAKLNDEKLGADSLSLSLDMEGFGPSDHASFYTKSIPVLFFFTDVHSDYHKPSDTYDKLNYPGEVKVLNFVKADLDSLESATWRPAFTAVAAQQRPTEGARAYLGTIPDFGSQDVGYKLSGVTPGSPADKAGLRGGDVITKIGSKEIKNIYDLMYVLQEIKSGDKIVIKYLRNGNKETAEATVSRR from the coding sequence ATGAAAAGGGCGTTAATACTGGTCGTGCTACTGTCAGTCGCGGCACAAGCACAGGTCAATCCGGATAGTATAAAGTCTTATGTGAAATTTCTCTCCTCCGACGAATTGCAGGGAAGACTTACCGGCTCACCGCAGGCGGCTGCTGCTGCGAAATGGATCGCCGGGAAGTTCAAGGCTTACGGGGTCGAGCCGTTGTTTCCGGGCTACTTCCAGTTTTATGATTTCAACGCGAAGGCGGTCCTTGGCAGTCGGAATTCTGTCGCGGCGTCTGTCGACGGGAAGACCTTCTCAGCCGCAATTGACTCCGATTACGTTCCGTACACTTACTCAGACAGCGGATCTGCGAACGGTCCTGTCGTTTTCGCGGGCTACGGAATTTCAGCCAAAGATTCGAACTATGATGATTATGGCAACCTCGATGTAAAGGGGAAGATCGTTGTGGTAATGAAAGGCTCGCCTCGCGAAGACTCGACTAGCGACCGGCTTTACAAATTCAGCGCGGTGAGGATGAAGCTGATGACAGCGAGAAATCTGGGCGCGTCAGCCATCATCGTGGTAAATAGAGAAAGCGACAAGACGCTCGCGAAATTCGAATACGATTTCAGCCCGAGTGCCGGTATTCTCGCAGTCAACATGTCCTATGCTGCCGCAACACGTCTTCTGGAGGTGGGTGGATTTGACCTGGCCGCGTCGCTCTCAAAAATAGAAAAGACAATGTCACCCGATTCAAGGGAAATCAAGAATCTCGAGCTGAACCTGGCAATAGATATTTCGATTCTCAAGACGAAAGCGATAAATGTTGCCGGCATTGTCCGTCCTTCCGGCAGCAGCGACTCCACTTGCTACATACTAGGTGCCCATTACGATCATCTTGGCTGGGGACCTTTTGGATCGATGAAGCCCGATACGATCGCCATTCACCACGGTGCGGATGACAACGCGAGTGGAGTGGCGGGCGTTCTGGAGTTGGCGCGGTACTATGCCTCTCATCGCGAAGCATTGAAGAAGCCGATAGTTTTCGTCTGCTTTTCGGGCGAAGAAGAAGGGCTCTTCGGTTCGGAGTATTTCGCTGGTCACCTTCCGATGCCGAAGAACAACGTCGGGGCAATGCTTAACATGGATATGATCGGCAGGCTGCGAAACAACCGCCTGATTCTTGGAGGCATCGGAACCGCAACTCAATGGGAAAGTTTTGCGAAGCTTAACGACGAGAAGCTCGGTGCGGACTCCCTCAGTCTTTCTCTCGACATGGAGGGATTCGGACCAAGCGATCATGCATCGTTCTATACAAAGTCGATACCGGTACTCTTCTTCTTCACTGATGTTCATTCGGACTACCACAAACCGAGCGATACTTATGACAAGTTGAATTATCCGGGTGAGGTGAAGGTATTGAACTTCGTGAAGGCGGACCTGGACAGTCTCGAATCCGCAACGTGGAGACCTGCGTTCACCGCGGTCGCTGCGCAGCAAAGGCCGACAGAGGGAGCGAGGGCGTATCTCGGTACGATTCCTGACTTCGGAAGTCAGGACGTCGGTTACAAGCTTAGTGGAGTGACCCCCGGCAGTCCTGCCGACAAAGCCGGGCTTCGTGGCGGCGACGTGATCACGAAGATCGGATCAAAAGAGATAAAAAATATCTATGACCTGATGTACGTCTTGCAGGAAATAAAATCGGGCGATAAAATCGTTATCAAGTATCTGCGGAATGGGAACAAAGAGACTGCAGAGGCAACTGTCAGCAGAAGATAG
- a CDS encoding inositol monophosphatase family protein has protein sequence MIDKIKEIAVQAGHFLKENQGRISEVKEKGSSTNLVTDIDRKSEAMIVDFVRKNFPGHDVLAEEGGGSKTNSEYKWIVDPLDGTTNFTHGYPVYCVSIAVEHKGEVIAGAVYDPNLDEMFTSEKGSGAFLNGERIHVSQTDNLPHAMLATGFPYDVKDDPYNCIEHFDTFLLYSQAIRRLGSAALDICNVANGRLDGFWEVNLHAWDTAAAVLISTEAGGRVSDFRGGKYSIYDKNILLSNGRIHDAMIKVLAKNLK, from the coding sequence ATGATCGACAAGATTAAGGAAATTGCGGTTCAGGCAGGTCACTTCTTAAAGGAGAACCAGGGAAGAATTTCGGAGGTGAAAGAAAAGGGATCGTCCACCAACCTGGTTACAGACATAGACAGGAAGTCGGAAGCGATGATAGTTGATTTCGTCCGGAAGAATTTTCCGGGTCATGATGTCCTTGCGGAAGAAGGAGGCGGAAGTAAAACAAATTCGGAGTACAAGTGGATAGTCGATCCGCTTGATGGCACTACAAATTTCACACATGGATATCCCGTTTACTGTGTTTCAATTGCGGTTGAGCACAAGGGGGAAGTGATCGCAGGCGCGGTGTATGATCCCAACCTGGACGAGATGTTTACTTCTGAAAAAGGATCCGGCGCGTTCTTGAACGGGGAGAGGATCCACGTATCACAAACCGATAATCTTCCGCACGCAATGCTCGCCACAGGATTTCCTTACGACGTAAAGGATGATCCATATAACTGCATCGAGCACTTCGACACATTTCTCCTTTACTCACAAGCCATAAGAAGACTTGGGTCGGCAGCACTGGACATATGCAACGTAGCCAATGGAAGGCTCGACGGATTCTGGGAAGTAAACCTTCACGCGTGGGATACCGCAGCTGCTGTGCTCATCTCGACCGAGGCCGGTGGGAGAGTCTCTGACTTTCGCGGCGGGAAATACAGCATTTACGACAAGAACATCCTGCTCTCAAACGGAAGAATACACGATGCGATGATAAAGGTTCTCGCGAAGAACCTGAAGTAG
- a CDS encoding response regulator → MANILVIEDAEEFAALIQFKLKGAGHNVTLAENGKLGLEAAEKNPPDLIVLDVMMPVMNGLETLSRLRSNPALKSIPVIMLTAQSSEQEIVRGLEQGADDYITKPFSTKVFLARVNAILSRTGKS, encoded by the coding sequence ATGGCGAATATACTTGTCATCGAAGATGCCGAAGAATTCGCGGCATTAATCCAGTTCAAGTTGAAGGGTGCCGGCCACAACGTGACGCTGGCAGAGAACGGGAAGCTGGGACTCGAAGCCGCGGAAAAGAATCCGCCTGATCTGATCGTGCTTGATGTGATGATGCCAGTGATGAATGGGCTTGAGACTCTAAGCAGACTTCGGAGCAATCCTGCGCTGAAGTCCATCCCGGTAATCATGCTCACAGCTCAATCGAGCGAACAAGAAATCGTCAGAGGACTCGAGCAGGGAGCGGACGACTACATAACCAAGCCGTTCAGCACAAAAGTGTTCTTAGCGCGGGTCAACGCAATCCTTTCGAGAACCGGCAAATCCTGA
- a CDS encoding HDIG domain-containing metalloprotein has product MSCDKGDDLVPSRDEAVALLFEYTKTDSLRKHAFAVEAAMRAYAIKFHEDPDLYGLGGLLHDFDYEMYPTAEQHPYVGNKILTEKGYPESLRNAIMGHAPYTKFPRDTQMAKCLFACDELSGFIVAVALVRPTKLVGLEPSSVKKKLKDKAFARSVSRDDIRNGIAELGIPEDEHISFVIKALQENAPTLGLG; this is encoded by the coding sequence TTGAGTTGTGACAAGGGAGATGACTTAGTTCCGAGCCGGGATGAAGCGGTAGCTTTACTCTTCGAGTATACCAAGACAGATAGTCTTCGGAAACATGCTTTCGCAGTCGAGGCAGCTATGCGCGCCTATGCGATCAAGTTTCATGAAGATCCCGATCTTTACGGATTGGGCGGCTTACTTCATGATTTCGATTATGAAATGTATCCCACTGCCGAGCAGCATCCGTATGTCGGGAACAAAATTCTTACGGAGAAAGGTTATCCCGAAAGTCTCAGAAATGCCATTATGGGTCATGCTCCTTACACGAAGTTCCCGCGAGATACACAGATGGCAAAATGCCTTTTCGCGTGCGACGAGCTCTCCGGATTCATTGTGGCAGTCGCTCTGGTGCGGCCTACAAAATTGGTCGGGCTCGAACCGTCGTCGGTGAAAAAGAAACTGAAGGACAAAGCGTTTGCCCGGAGCGTCAGTCGCGACGACATTCGAAACGGGATTGCGGAACTTGGCATTCCGGAAGATGAGCATATTTCATTCGTCATCAAGGCCCTCCAGGAAAATGCACCAACATTGGGATTAGGATAA